GCAAAGACGATGTCGTCGTCAGCCGTCGCATCGATGTCGTCACTGCTGTATGTACCGAAAATAACGTCACTCGAAGAGGTGCCGATGGGCGCGATGCCAGCCTCGCCCTCCTCCGGCTCGATCACATGATCCGGCACAACTTCGAGCTGAGCCACTTGGGCGACCTTGTTATCACCATCAGTGACAAAATAAGAAAACTTCACCGTGCCTGTGTCATCTACCGTAGGTGCAAAAACCCAGGTCCCATCGTCATGTTGGTAGATCGCTCCGGACGACACCGAAAGATCGGAAATTGTCAGATGGTCGCCCTCGACATCGCTTGCGTGTTGCAGCAGCTGGGCCAGCCCGATGAGAACGGCGTGATTGATGTACACATCCGGCAATACCACGCTGCGCAGCAGCGTTGGCGCGGTGTTTCGCTGTGCCGAAGGTGCACTCTGCTGCTCTTGATCCTTTATGGGCTTTCCCGATTCGGGAGTCGCTTCGATGGAGGCGCTACCATCTGTATTTTTTGGAGCGGTAGATCTTGTCCCTTCGCCATCACTCGCATTGGATGCCGAACCGCCGGATCCGCCGCCGCCTCCCTGGCTCACGGCGTGCGGGATTTGTGAGAAGCGGAACAGATCTGTCGCATGTGCGATCGCAACGCCGTGCGATCCGTGCGCCACTTCCGGGGGCAGATTAAGACTTGAGTTGTCATTATTCGCGCGTGGCAGATCGGGCTCCTCACGCATGGACTCATGAGATCGAGGCGCAGAAGAGAGCGATTTTAGTTGCGGCATTAACTCGCCGTCTTTTTTGTCTTTCTGCGCTGTTTCCAAGTCGCCCTGCCCCTCATCGGCCTGTGATTGCCCGTGAAGGGCTGCGCGCGCGACGTCATCGGCCCAGTCCGAGCCAAGAGTTCCTGTCGTATCACCCGCAGAAGCGAAGCCGAATAGCTGCTTCAAAAGTGTCAAGCCCGCGGCCGCCAGCAATGCAATTGAGCCGTTCGTCAAATGACGCCCTGCCGGCTCCTCCCAAGAATAGAGGCGCTGTTTCGAGCCAATGGATTTGGCCGTTACCGTTTTCAGTTCGTGGCCCATAGCTGCGTTCCTTGCGTCCGAGCGGCCGGTCTGGGTGTGTTGGCTGCACTTGGTTGGATGTAGCGGGCAATGATTTCGTCCTTCGGTCCGCAGGCCACAAGTTTTCCAGCCTGCATCACGCCAAGAACATCGGCCTCCGCCAGCGCGCTTGGCCGATGAGCAATGATAATCACGATACTACCGGCAGCGCGGAGGGATCTTATACAGCTCAGTAAAGCTGCCTCTCCGTCGGCGTCGAGATTTGAATTGGGTTCATCCAACACAACGAGGAACGGAGACCCATAAACGGCACGCGCGAGCGCAACACGCTGACGCTGTCCAGCCGAAAGCACGGTCTGGCTGGCGCCGACTCGTGTTTCGTAGCCTTGCGGCAATCGCAGGATCATCTCGTGCACACCAGCGGCCTTCGTAGCCGCGATGATATCCTGTCCCTCGGCATCGGGATCGAAGCGACATATGTTCTGAGCAATCGTGCCATCGAGTAGCGCGACATCCTGCGGGAGATAGCCTACATACTTGCCAAGATCGTCCGCATTCCAGTTTGCGATATCCGCATCATCGAGCCGTATTGATCCACGCAACAATGGCCACACGCTTGTTGCTGCACGCGCGAATGTGGACTTGCCGCTACCGCTTGGCCCTATCAGTCCTAACGCTTGGCCGGCCTTGAGTTCAAAGCTGATGTCGCTCAAAACCACGGTTCCCGATCCCGGCGCGGTGACAGTAATTTTCTCAATCTTGAAGCTATCCTTTGGCCGCGGAAGCTTCACGAGGGGCTCTTGTACGTCGAGCACCGCGAGCGTCTCCTTCAGCCTGCGGTAACTCCTACGTGCCGCCACCAGGCCTTTCCATTGCGCAATCGCCATATCAATGGGGGCGAGCGCCCGTCCCGATGCGACGGATGCGGCGATGATTGCACCTGCCGAGAGCTCACCCTGGATCGTCAGATAGGCGCCAAGTCCGAGCGTCCCCGATTGCAGGATCATCCGCAAGACCTTGGACAATCCGCTCAACGAACCAGCGACATCGCTGGTTTTCGCTTGCAGCTGAAGATGTTGCCGGTTCGCCTCGTCGAAACGCTGGATTGCGCGATGGAGAAATCCCATGGAGCGCAAGGATTCCACATTGCGAAGATTGCTGTCGCAAAGCAACGCGCGCTCCATGCTTGCCTTCTGCATGGCTGTGCTGTGACGTCGGGTCAAAATCTCAGTGATCAGTGTGATCGTGCTCAACACCACAGCGCCGGCAAACACCAAGAGAGCCAGCAACGGATGCAGAATGTAAACGAAAGCCAGATAGAGCGGCATCCAAGGCAAATCAAGCAGAGCAGTGGGACCTTGGCCGGAGAGGAATTGACGCACGACGTCGACGTCACGCCCTCTCTCGGCCGCCTCGGCAGGTGCATAGCCGTGCCTCGGCATGTCGAGCGCCACACGATGCGCCAGAGGCGCAAGCCTGTCGTCCACTCTCGCGCCGGTCCGAACCAGGATCTGCGAACGCAGGATGTCAAGAATGCCTTGAAACAGGTACAGACCGATCGCAAGAGCCGATAACCCCAGCAAGGTTTCCATCGACCTGCTGGTCAACGCGCGATCGTAGATCTGGAGCATGTAGAATGAACCGGTCAACGCCAGAACGTTGATCACACCCGATATCACGAACAAAAAAACGAACGTCGTCCTCAGAGAGCTAACGATACGCTGAAAATCATGATTTGATTTATTCTGCATCTTCACGACCGCACCACCCAACTGGCCTTTGAGATTGACAGCAAGACGGCTCCAGGCGTCGCGCGCCTGGAGCCAGAGGCGTTAGAGCCCAAGTCCACCCTGCCGCAGTTCGTTTTCGTGATTGCCCGTCAGGGTAATCTCGAATTCGGCCGTCTCGAGGTTGGTGTCGGTATTGCCAGAAATGACGGTGGTATCGTCGTTTGCATCATACTGAACGATCAATTCGCCAGCACCGGTAAAGGCGCTTCCTGCCGCAAGTTGGAAAGCACTGTTTCCGTCCGCTGTGGCGTCAGCATCCATAAAGTGCAAATCGACGCGATCACCTGCCTGGAAGTCGCCAATGGTGTCGCCGTTAGCGTCCGCCGCGGTCCTGAAGACGAAGAGATCATTGCCGGAGCCGCCGAATAACAGATCGGCTCCCTCGCCTCCTTCGACACGGTCATCACCGGCACCGGCGTGGACCTCGTCCTCGCCCTGCCCGCCCCAAACCATGTCATCTCCGTCGCCGGAATTGATCACGTCGGAGCCCGCTTCGCCAAATACCTTGTCGTTGCCGGCGCCGGTCTCGATGATGTCGTCACCATCTCCACCCAGCACGATCGCTGCGGTGTCTGTAGTCGAAACGATATCCGACCCTGCACCCGCAAGTATTACTTTAGCGGCATCTGTTCCGATAATGATATCGCCGTTGGCGGTTCCTTCGAGCGTCATACCGTCTCCGGTCACGACGTTCCGATCGGCTTGCAACGATGGCGTTGTCGATGTTCCGGCTTCTTGCGTGGTGGTGACCGCTGCATTGGGATCAACGGACCCATTGCCACCAGTGGAACCGGCATTGTTCGTCGCGTCGTCGTTATCGGCGAGATCGTTGGAGTCATCGTCATAATCTTCGCCACCGCTTTGTGAGCCCGGCGGCAAGAGATAGTCCTTTGTAATCGCATCTGCGATCACATCCTGCGGTCGTAGCTGTCCGACGAAATGGTCATTACCGCCATTTCCATTGAACACGACGCGATGCTCAGACGACAAGCTAGAGATATCGACGGTCTCATCCCCTTGGGATCCATTCACTGTAATGGTGTTGAAGTTGAGACTTGTTGTATTGAAGTCGCCGATGATCTCGACAGTGTCAGCTCCGATCGTCGTTGTTGTCGTTCCGCCATTCGGATCATTTCCAGGAACTGTTATACCGTTTGTGTTGACCGTGATCTCCTCGATGTTGTCGAGTTCCGCGATCACAGAATTTATGTCGGTACCGTTTCGCGTAATGACTATCTCCGTGTTGGCATTGAGCTGCGACAGGCTATTTCCAATCACTGCTGCCCATGCCGCACGGGCGAAGATGCGGAACGTCTCGCTGGTATTATTGCCGTTGACAACAAACCTGTCGCCGGCTGGCCCATTGGTGCCGCCATCCACAAAATCGTGCCCATCTGTCTGCTCGGGGAAGATGAAGAACGGATTGCTTACATTCCAGACGATTGTGTCGTCACCAGCTCCCGCAAGGACGATGTCGTCGCCGGTGCCAGCATCGATTGTCGAGTTTCCACCGTCGCCGATCATAATGTCGTTGCCACCGCCACCACTGAACGTACCCGTACTGTCGATCGTCACACTGGCGTTTGCCGTATCCGAGCCGCCTAAGTCGGTGGCCGTATAGGTGAACGAGCGGTTGCTGTTTGTCGTTTTAGTCACATCAACATTGAGACCATTCAGGATGGCACTAAAAGAAGAACCGTTCGCGGTCACATTAGTCACTGAGAGCCCGCCTTCGCTGAAGTCATTCGCAAGCAATGCCCAGGTTGGAACCGAGAAGCTTGATGCGTTCGAGTAGACCGAGTCATTCGATGCCTGCGGTGGGGTCGGCACATTTGTGACATCGATGGTCGTGGTCGCGATGTTGCTGTAGGCCAGCCCGTCGAACACCGTAACCTCAATAATCCGTGGTGTTTCGTCAGGTGAAATCGACGTATTTCGGAATGTCACCGCCGAGATTGCCGCCTGATAGGCCGCAATCGGAGCTTGACCTGTCAAGGTCAGTGTCACCTGACCCTGCACCGAGGTATCGATGTTTCCCGAAATTCCATCGCCGTTGATGCCGTTCTCGGTCAGGACATCGCCCGGCTTGGCGTTGGTCAAAATAATGACAGCGCGCTCCATCGTCGGACTGTCGTCAGTGATCAATGGACCACTGGCGATCGCAACTGGCGCGTCGCCCTCGGTGAAGCTCGCGAGGAAGTTCTGCTCGGGCGGAACGACCGGCTGGTCCACGCTGAACTGGATGTTGTCGATGTAGACGTTGTCGCCGTTGCTGTTGAAGCCGTCGAAGACCGCGCGGAAGCGGATGGCGGACCCGGCACCGAGCTGGTCGGCGATTAATTCGCCCGTGTAGCTGTAGTTGCCGCTCGGCCCTGCCGTGAGGTCGGCGATCTGGTCCCAGGTTCCGGTGGTGATGTTGTAGAGTTCGGCCACCACGGCGCCTGCGTCCACGCTGTCATCCTGGTAGTCGAAGCTGAGCGTGACCCGGGTCCCGGTCGGTAAGCCGGACAGGTCGATCGCCCGGCTGATCATCTCGCCGCCGTCGGTGCCGCCATCGAACTGCAGGCGGCCGCCGCTGATCTGTACGTCGGCGTTACCCGGGTCGACCTCAATCCAGTTCTCGTCCCAGACGAAGGTGGATGGAACGCCCACATCGTCCTGCGAGTAGCTGGTCGAGCTGAAGTTCTCGATGTAGCTGCCCGCGTGGTCAAGTGCGTGCAGGTTCAGCTCGGGCGGCGTCAGCTTGATCGACAAAGTCTGGTCTGCGAACTGCGCCCACTCGACGCCAACCAGGATGTCGACACCATCGGTCGATGGATTGATCAGGTTGCCGTTTTCATCGACCGCAGTCGGGTCGCGCAGATCGGTGATGCGGACGGCCTGCTGGCCGTTCATCTCGATTCCTTCGACCAGATAATCGGCACGATTGCCGCTGTAGACCGCAGTATCGCTCGTTCCTTCGGTGCCATGATCGCCGAGGATGTGGCCGAGCGTGCCGTCCTCGAACACGACTCGGGTCTCACCCGTCCCATACCAGTTTTTGATCAGGCCGTCGCCGTTGAAGTTCGCACCTTCCAACTTCCGCTCGGCGTTCGCTGTCACGCCATCGGCGAGATAGCCATCCGTATCGATGCCGCCGTGTCCGGTGGCGAGATGGCGATCGTCGCCGATCCAATACAGATCATTGTCGACGACAACGCTGTCACCGAAAATGAAGTCCATCGTCCCAGAACCACTAGCACCTGCTTCATCGCCGAGGCCGGTCAGTTTGTCATTGCCACCGCCACCGATGAGATAGTTGTTGACGCCATTGCCCGCCGTTCCATTGGCGTCAGCACCCGTTAGTTCGTCATCCTGTGCCGAACCAACCAGCCCCTCATCCAGCGCGTAGGTGTCGAGAAGGTTGCTTGAAGTGCCGTTGGCATTGGCATCTTGGAGGCTGGCAACAATCTTGAACGAAACGTTTTCATAACTGACGATATCCATATCGCCTTCGGTGCCGTCGCCGTTGAACTCGATGACGGGAAGCGCGCCGGGCGCTGTGTCGCCATTGAGGCGATCGCCGTCGTTGGCTGTCGGGCCCAATCCGCCTTCCAATAGATCATTGCCGGAGCCGCCGTTGATATTGTCGTCACCGACGCCGCCGCGCATCCAGTCGTTACCGTTGCCGCCAAACATCTCGTCGACGCTGTCGCCGCCGTCCATATAGTCCGAGCCATCACCGCCCATGATAAGGTCGGTATCGCCATCGCCGTAAAGTCGGTCGTCACCGTCATCGCCGAATACCTCATCGACGCCATCGCCGCCGTGGACCTCGTCGTCGCCGTCGCCGCCGTGCGAGGTGTCGAGCACGCCCGGGCCGGCATTGATGTAGTCGTTGCCAGCACCGCCGTGAATGAAGTCGTCGTTTTCATAGTCGGTGATCCAGTCGTCACCATCGCCACCGTAGATGTGGTCGTTACCTTGAGCGCCTTCGAGCACGTCATTGCCCGCATCGCCGTAGATATAGTCGTCGCCCAGCGCGCCGACGATGTAGTCGTTGCCCTCAAGGCCCGCGACAACGATATGGCCGTCATTGGCCGATCCGCCCCCTGAACTCTGGGTAACCGTCACGTTCTTGACGTCTACGCTTCCATTCGAGACGTGGTTATCGACCTCGACAGTGATACCGTGCCCATTGTTGGCATAGGCGACCTGGGGAACATCCAAGATTAAGGTGTGCATCCCATTATCGACCAGGACATTGTCCTGATGGGCAAGGATTTCTCCGGTCAAGGCGTCTTTAACGGCGACATCCACGAAGCTGACTATTCCGCCCGGTGCAAGGTCCTGATCCGCCAGATCGACTGTCACGGTCAGAGCGCTGCCCGCGACGAGAAGTTCGCTCTGCGCGGTCGACTGCGAATAAAGAGCGCCGGAAGCAAGCGTGCTGTTCTGCAGGAAAAAGGCCTGCACCGAACCCGGCAGGCTCTCGTAGATTGCGTTGAAGTAGTCATTGATGCCGTACTGGTCATCAACGCCGATCACACCGTCGTACGGGTTGTCGTGGTTCGTGCCGTCAAGGATGTACGTCGCGGATTGATAGCCGAAAGCGTCACCGATGTGCTCCAAGCCGGTCGTGCGCATGATCAGGTCAGCGAATTGCTCGCCAATAATCTGGTCGCCCAGATGCTGGCCAACCGGCATGCGGTAGAGATAATAGAAGCGGTCGCCGTCCTGCATCTTCTGACCGAAATCGGCCATCACCATTGTGAAAGTGGTACCGAGCGGACCATCGAACAGCGGCTGCTCAGCAAGTCCGCCAACCCATAGATCGATGTCCCAGAAGCCCTGGTCACCGCCGTTGCCGGTACTGTTGATGTCCCATGTACCGGTCGTTTCGTTGTAAACCGGAGAGCCAGTGCCGCGCATGAACATCAGGGCTGCTTCATGCATGGGATCGTTGGCATCCGCCGCTGCGTCAACGATTGCCTGAGCGTTCTGCCGCATATCCTGGATGCCGATGACCCCGTCGTGGTCGAGGTCGTAGGCATACAGGGCGTGAGCCGTGTCGCTCACATCAGTCCCCGCCTCGTAGGCAACACGCAATTCCTGCAGATGGAAGGTTGCGTTGTCCCGACCGTAGGCGGCGATGAAGTTGGCGAGCGATTCTGGGTAACGCAGATGACCGCCCCAATCCTCCCAACTGACGTAGGGCGCAATGCCCGCGCCTGTTCCGTTGGTGTTCTGCTGTAGGCCTTCGAAGATCTGCTGGCGCAACTCGTTGAGGGTCGGCAGCCCAACGTCGCGCCCACGCGCGATGTTGAGCGCAGGCAGGTCAAGACCAATGCCGATCAAAGACTGCTGCAGCGCCGATGTGACGAACTCGTCAACCTGGTTGGCCTGCTGGTTGAGCAGGCCCAGCGTGATGTTAGATGCACCATTTGCGCCGTAGAGCGCCGGATTGAGGAAGGCGTCGAACAGATCGACTTCGGTATACGTCGGCGTCCAGCTCGCCGTACTAGGCGCGTTACCCTCGGCATCCGCGATGGCGACCTGCATCTTCTCGTTGAGCATCGAGTGGCCGAGGCGAAAAACTGCCTGGGAGAATTCGAGCGTGACACTCATGTTCACGTCGGATGAATAGGAGACGAACTCCGGCAGCACCACCAATCCGCCGACGTACTGGTCGATGGCAATGTGGTTGTACTCGGACTCAGTGATGATGCGTGCAGCCTGGTACACCTTTTCGGCATCCCAGACGCCGGGCGATGTCTGCCAGTTGGCGAGATAATCGGCCTCGGCCTGGATTCCGGCGGCGCTGCCGTCGTTGAGCAGGGCTGCCTGTGCGCTCACCGCCGTCTTGATCGCTTCGACTTCGATGTTGTGCTCTTCGTGGAACACATGATGCACGGCTGTTAAGCCGATATTTTCATTCACGCGGCCATCGCCGGAAACGTAGTGGGACGCGAGGAGGGCAGGATCGTAATAGTCGATCCCAGCGGTCAAACCATTGAGGCTGCCGCCATGCGCCGCCGCAGCTTCCGCGGCGGTCGGCAATGGCGTGCCGAACGGACTCATGGGGCTAGCGCCGTTGCCCATATCAGCGAGGATTGCTTGGTTCGACTTGAGGACGTTGCCATTGGCGTCTCGCAAGAACGGATCATAGGCCGCCACATCGGCGTACGAGTAGCGCAATGTGCCGTCGATCATTATGCCGCCTGAAAGTGCGGCGTCGATGTCTGCGATCGACATTGCCGAGGTGAAAAGGAAGTCCTGCTGTGCGGTAAAAGTGTAGGCTCCCGTAGCGGTCGCCTTGATTGCGGGCGCATCGATGACGTCGAGATCGACCAGGCCGATACCCAATCGCGCCGCGTTTACGATCATGTCCGCCCAGGTGCCGAGATCGTGGGTCGCTTGTTCATAGCCCACGTCTCCCAAGCTCATATCTTCAGCGCTGGTGATCAACTTGCCAGTCGCTAAGCCATTAGCGTCGTACTGGCGCACCAGCACGTTGACCGAGACATGGCTCCCATATGTCTGGCTTTGGTCAATGAGGAGACCGGTGTTGTTGTTGAACGTCGGCGCGACACCAGCTTTCAAGACAATGTTGCCATTGACGACTTCAAAATCGTCGTTCGGGTTGGTCAGCTTGGCCCGACTCAGCATCATCGTATTGGCAAAGGGATTCGCCGGGTTGGCGTTCTCATCATAGAGTGGGTCCGTCGGTGACAATCGGATAAGCACATACCCACCGTTCTTCGAGATGAAGTCGAGGCCGTGATCAAAGAACTGACCGAATGCGACGAAGTACTCGTTGAACGGCACGCCGCCGAGAATGCCCGGGTCGGGCAGCTTCGCAGTTGTAGCCGTTCCAACCACTGAGTTCGCCGTGTCGACCGGCTGTCCGCCGAGTGCCGCCATGGCAGCGGCTGCCGCCGGGTTGAAGGTCGGGCTGTTCGGATCGACATCAGAGCTCGATATGAGCTGAGTAATCGTGCGCGGCGATGTGCCGAGTTCGGTTGCCGTCACCGCCGTGAAGGTCGGGGTCCATGTCGGGTTAAGTGCCCCGTTCACGATCGGTTGGTTGCCCGCGGCGTCTGCAATCGCGATCCGAGTCTCGCTGCCGTAGGTGATGCCGTAGCTCGGCGCTCCTGGAGTGTCCGTATAGAACAACCGCGGGAAGTCGGTGTCGGCTTGGCCCCAGTCGCCGTTGAGGTTGTTGCCGGTCCAGGTAACCGTGCCGTCCGGGTTGTAGACGAAGCCACCAACAAGGTTGTTGTTCTGTCCGGAGACTTCTCTGACGCCAAGGGGATCAAGAGGGCTCGTCAGTTGACTATAATCCGCGCCAATATTGACCTGCTGGAGGAGGTAATTGAGGTCTGCAGACGAGAGATTGATCATGACAATCTTCCTTTACTCATAGAACAAAACGCCATTGGCAGCCCTTGGCAGGGGCCCCGCTTTTCTCGTTGAATTGGATTGATGTCGAATTCTGATAGAATGGTCGATTCAGCCCAGATCAAAAACTGGCCGAATAACCCAATTCCGAATCTGATAGTTAGAAGCCGCGACAAACATGCCAATTGATCCGGCGGAAGAGGCGAATAATATTGGGAGAGAAAAAACGGCAACTCGCACACTCCCGCGACGCTGAAATTGCGCTAAAATCGGCCGCAAACCAGCTCACTCCGTCAATGCTGTATATTGACGACAGACATATATTCTCAGCGCCGCATTCAATTCGAACTGCGACGAATTGCAATTTCGGCATTCGCGCCTTTTCATGAACTAAATTTGTTTGGCGCGTTTTAAAAATGAAGAATAAAAATTACAGCAAGTCAATCGCCGGTTTTAATGGGCGAACAACGGTTAATTACGTCAACGTAATATACTGATGTTCAAATGACAAAGACGTCATGCTTATTATGCGCGTGATTTGTCGCCTCTGCATTTGCGTCGAACCAGGACATGGCGCACCATTTCAACGGCTTGAGCTAAGCCGCGCCACAATTGGGATTGGGCGCCGACGCCCGAATTTGGCGCGGAGTTAAGGATAATTCCGTATCAATATTTTTTTTAAAATTGGCAGGTCTCAGGGGCGGCCGAAGCCATTGAATGATATCCTTCCCCTGGCTCAACGATGCGCACCTGATCTGAAATCCAGAATACGGCCGCCAATCGAAACCGCCAGCGCCGAAGATCAGACCATCGACGCTCCTGCGTCGGCCGTCGCAGAGGATGACAAACCTGCCCAAAGAATGCTGCCGGTCATTGAAGCCTGACCATCCGCACCCAACTCCAAACTGCTCAAAAAGCATCCGACGATCGTTTCAGATCGGAAGAAACAATGCTGGCGCTGCAATCTCTTACGAGTGGTGTAGCCTTTAGATGGTCCGCACGGATGACTCCCAACCGCGAACAGCCGAAAAGCAAAAAGCCTGAACCCCGAAAATTACGGAGCTCAGGCAATCTGAGACACAATCAAGGATCGTGAATTTAGGCGCAGTAAGTAGATGTTTACTGAGCGGAGTGCTCAACAGCAGGAGCAGCACCGAGTTTCATGGGAACAGGAGCTGCTTCCTCACGGCGGCAAGCGCCCAGTGCAACAGCGGCTACCAGTACCGTCAAAGTAATCATCGATCGCATTGTTTATCCCCCAAAAGAATCATCATCGATAGTTTGATAATAACGAAATTGAATTTGCGAAGACATGGACGGGATCGATGAGGTTCAAATTTACATCTGCGGTTGCTAGGCAGACACAGGTCCAGCCAGCGGGCGAAGGGCGAACAAGGCACTCTCCCTATCAGGGAGGGATCGTCATTCCGATGGGTATCGATTTAGTTATTCTGGCGGTTTAGATGGGTAACCCATGAAGCCAAAACAGAGTTGGTCCATCTGAAGAATTTTTGGGCCGCCTTGGAAAGGGTGAAGGCACGCCGTCGTGCATTAAAGCACGTCAACACGGTTTGCTTCGTGGGAACTCAGGGTCATGGTGCGCCGTTTAGAACGAGCTGTTACCAACCTTTGCAAAACCACCGCCGGAGAAGCAAGCCATGCCGATACAGCCACCTCATAGTGACGTCATCCGAGCATCACGGGTTATCGGGGCGAGTGTCCATGTCCAAGGCGGTGACCGTTTCGGTCGCATCTCGGACATCGTGCTCAATAAGCTTGATGATATCATTCAGTTTGTCATCGTTGCTCGCGACGGAGCGCTGACCGCAACTGACAATTTTTACTCAGTCCATTGGTCGGATCTGAATTTCGACGAAGATGTTGGAGGGTACGTTCTTCCCTTTGACAGTGATGGCCTGGAAAAAAGTCTCGCTGACTCATCCGTTCAGCAGCTCATCGATGAGGAATCGTCTCCAACAAAGATTCAGGTTTAATGTCCGCCCTTCGTCGCTGTGCCATGTACCATCCGACAGTTTGTTCAGCGCGACCTGTCAGGCGAAATGTCGCGAGCAGATTAAACGTCGTCACACCCTTCACTGAGCGCCTATGCTGGCCTCTCATCCATTCGTTGAGTGGCGCTATCGCTCGGCGTGTAGAAAACGCCCCGAGCCGGGCGATAACGACGCCACTGACGTCGACGCGTAGAAGCTCGTCTCAGATTTGATCTGATCCTTCAGCGGCTTGGCATGCGCGGCAATTTGAAAGTGCGATTTCTACAAGTCTCACCAGCTTGATAGGCGGCAAAGTTGATACTATTTCTTACACCGCGTTGAGTACCCCCTTCAACGCGCGTTAGGTGGCAGCCCCTGTTGGGCTGCTCCCAGAAAAAGGGATGGATGTATCATGAGACCGAGATCCAAGTTTCCAATGA
This portion of the Hyphomicrobiaceae bacterium genome encodes:
- a CDS encoding peroxidase family protein, which codes for MINLSSADLNYLLQQVNIGADYSQLTSPLDPLGVREVSGQNNNLVGGFVYNPDGTVTWTGNNLNGDWGQADTDFPRLFYTDTPGAPSYGITYGSETRIAIADAAGNQPIVNGALNPTWTPTFTAVTATELGTSPRTITQLISSSDVDPNSPTFNPAAAAAMAALGGQPVDTANSVVGTATTAKLPDPGILGGVPFNEYFVAFGQFFDHGLDFISKNGGYVLIRLSPTDPLYDENANPANPFANTMMLSRAKLTNPNDDFEVVNGNIVLKAGVAPTFNNNTGLLIDQSQTYGSHVSVNVLVRQYDANGLATGKLITSAEDMSLGDVGYEQATHDLGTWADMIVNAARLGIGLVDLDVIDAPAIKATATGAYTFTAQQDFLFTSAMSIADIDAALSGGIMIDGTLRYSYADVAAYDPFLRDANGNVLKSNQAILADMGNGASPMSPFGTPLPTAAEAAAAHGGSLNGLTAGIDYYDPALLASHYVSGDGRVNENIGLTAVHHVFHEEHNIEVEAIKTAVSAQAALLNDGSAAGIQAEADYLANWQTSPGVWDAEKVYQAARIITESEYNHIAIDQYVGGLVVLPEFVSYSSDVNMSVTLEFSQAVFRLGHSMLNEKMQVAIADAEGNAPSTASWTPTYTEVDLFDAFLNPALYGANGASNITLGLLNQQANQVDEFVTSALQQSLIGIGLDLPALNIARGRDVGLPTLNELRQQIFEGLQQNTNGTGAGIAPYVSWEDWGGHLRYPESLANFIAAYGRDNATFHLQELRVAYEAGTDVSDTAHALYAYDLDHDGVIGIQDMRQNAQAIVDAAADANDPMHEAALMFMRGTGSPVYNETTGTWDINSTGNGGDQGFWDIDLWVGGLAEQPLFDGPLGTTFTMVMADFGQKMQDGDRFYYLYRMPVGQHLGDQIIGEQFADLIMRTTGLEHIGDAFGYQSATYILDGTNHDNPYDGVIGVDDQYGINDYFNAIYESLPGSVQAFFLQNSTLASGALYSQSTAQSELLVAGSALTVTVDLADQDLAPGGIVSFVDVAVKDALTGEILAHQDNVLVDNGMHTLILDVPQVAYANNGHGITVEVDNHVSNGSVDVKNVTVTQSSGGGSANDGHIVVAGLEGNDYIVGALGDDYIYGDAGNDVLEGAQGNDHIYGGDGDDWITDYENDDFIHGGAGNDYINAGPGVLDTSHGGDGDDEVHGGDGVDEVFGDDGDDRLYGDGDTDLIMGGDGSDYMDGGDSVDEMFGGNGNDWMRGGVGDDNINGGSGNDLLEGGLGPTANDGDRLNGDTAPGALPVIEFNGDGTEGDMDIVSYENVSFKIVASLQDANANGTSSNLLDTYALDEGLVGSAQDDELTGADANGTAGNGVNNYLIGGGGNDKLTGLGDEAGASGSGTMDFIFGDSVVVDNDLYWIGDDRHLATGHGGIDTDGYLADGVTANAERKLEGANFNGDGLIKNWYGTGETRVVFEDGTLGHILGDHGTEGTSDTAVYSGNRADYLVEGIEMNGQQAVRITDLRDPTAVDENGNLINPSTDGVDILVGVEWAQFADQTLSIKLTPPELNLHALDHAGSYIENFSSTSYSQDDVGVPSTFVWDENWIEVDPGNADVQISGGRLQFDGGTDGGEMISRAIDLSGLPTGTRVTLSFDYQDDSVDAGAVVAELYNITTGTWDQIADLTAGPSGNYSYTGELIADQLGAGSAIRFRAVFDGFNSNGDNVYIDNIQFSVDQPVVPPEQNFLASFTEGDAPVAIASGPLITDDSPTMERAVIILTNAKPGDVLTENGINGDGISGNIDTSVQGQVTLTLTGQAPIAAYQAAISAVTFRNTSISPDETPRIIEVTVFDGLAYSNIATTTIDVTNVPTPPQASNDSVYSNASSFSVPTWALLANDFSEGGLSVTNVTANGSSFSAILNGLNVDVTKTTNSNRSFTYTATDLGGSDTANASVTIDSTGTFSGGGGNDIMIGDGGNSTIDAGTGDDIVLAGAGDDTIVWNVSNPFFIFPEQTDGHDFVDGGTNGPAGDRFVVNGNNTSETFRIFARAAWAAVIGNSLSQLNANTEIVITRNGTDINSVIAELDNIEEITVNTNGITVPGNDPNGGTTTTTIGADTVEIIGDFNTTSLNFNTITVNGSQGDETVDISSLSSEHRVVFNGNGGNDHFVGQLRPQDVIADAITKDYLLPPGSQSGGEDYDDDSNDLADNDDATNNAGSTGGNGSVDPNAAVTTTQEAGTSTTPSLQADRNVVTGDGMTLEGTANGDIIIGTDAAKVILAGAGSDIVSTTDTAAIVLGGDGDDIIETGAGNDKVFGEAGSDVINSGDGDDMVWGGQGEDEVHAGAGDDRVEGGEGADLLFGGSGNDLFVFRTAADANGDTIGDFQAGDRVDLHFMDADATADGNSAFQLAAGSAFTGAGELIVQYDANDDTTVISGNTDTNLETAEFEITLTGNHENELRQGGLGL
- a CDS encoding PRC-barrel domain-containing protein; the protein is MPIQPPHSDVIRASRVIGASVHVQGGDRFGRISDIVLNKLDDIIQFVIVARDGALTATDNFYSVHWSDLNFDEDVGGYVLPFDSDGLEKSLADSSVQQLIDEESSPTKIQV